Genomic DNA from Leucobacter triazinivorans:
TCTGCTGAGTCTTAGTCGCTGCAAGGATGTAATGCGACATCAATCCAGTTCGTTCCGGCCCGAAGAAGGCCGGATCCTGACTAGCTATTACCTTCGCTGCTTCTGCAAGCTCGTTTGCATCCCAGCTATCGAAGTCGACCCCTGGCCCACGCACATAGTGGCGATACGGCACTAAAGCGATAGGACCGAGGCCTGCAAGAGTCTGCAAATGGATCTCGTAGTCCGAGTAGGTGCGCCGTTCTCTTGTGCGTTTCGGTACCTCGACAACAAGCCAACCGAATACCACAGCGGCAAGCAGCGCATAGGCGAGATTTCTTATCACGATGGACAACACATGCCCTCCGGGCACTACCTCCGGCCAATATTGTGCGACCTCAAGGCTGACGGCAATAAGAAGCAGGGCAACGCTCGCCTGGAGAGGGTGGCGAAGGATACGCGACGCCACCGCAACGCTCTTTTCGTAAAGAAGCTTTGTCTTGTCAAGGCTCCTACTCAGACGACTTCCGTTCATGCTTGGTCTAACTCGCTCTCTGGAAACATGGGCAGCATTTTGACGAGTAGGTCGTAGTAACTGGGATATTGCTTGAAGTGCTCTTGCAACCCTTGAGATAGCTCCTCGAAACTTGACGCCCCCGCGCCCACCTCACGGGTGAGCGCCTCCTGATCGGCAATCACCTGCCGAGGGTCGATACCTACGGTGTAGTTCACAAGGCGCGCTAAGCGCCGGGAAAAATCAGCTGTCATCATTTCTGTTCCTATCTGCTCGTATCGTAAACGCCACCACTGACATTCCATCGGCGCTCGATGGGGTCTTCCTGGAACTTGCGGGGTTGCTCGGCTATTCGCGCCCACCCCGCGCCCCTCAGGTCGCAGGAGAGCCGGAGAGAAGACGAGGCCCCCGACCAGTCGAAACCAGCCGGGGGCCTGCACCTTGCCTATTCCTGGATCAGCCCAGGGCGAGGGGGCGGTGCCGTCGCAACCTGCCGAGTAGCCACGACCAGAATCTGCTCAAGCATCGAGGTCGCGCCCTGCATCTTCTCCTGCTCCGAAAGCACAATGTCGCCCTTCGTGACATTCGCATAGGCGCGCATCGCGGCGTCGGTTGACTGCATCAACGCCTGACGCCTGCGCGGGTCAGATTCCGACTCAGCAAGCTCCAGCGTCCGGTCGGTCTGATCCAGCAGCTTCTCCGCGATCCGTTCACGCCGATCCCGCATGTACTCCGAGCGGTACGCCCGCGCGCGATCCATCGCGTCGGGTGTGCCCGACGAGCCCGAACCGGTGCGCGCCCACTCGACCTGGTTACGCTTCGCGATGTCGGTGAGGGTGCGCTTGCTCAAGCCAAGCTCCTCCGCAATCTGCGGACGGGTCTTCCCCTCGCGGATCAGCTCGACCGCCTGCTGCTCCACCTCCGGCGGGGTGCGGTACCCGCTCGGCATCAAGCCACCGCCTTGGAACGGATCACGCGATCCAGCGCCTGCACGCGCTGGTCAACCTCGATGTCCGCCGAGGCGAACTCCGAACGATCCATCGCCGCGAACCCCTCTGGGTCGGCCTGGTGCAGTGCGGTCACAGCGCCGAGGCTCGGCTGACCCTCCAAAGCCTCCGAGAGCACGCGTCGCCAGGCGTTCGGAGCCGACACCGCCTGCTGTGCGGCGCGCACCTGCGCTGCGCCCTCGTCGCCTGCCTCGGCCAGCCGGTTGAACACGAGGGAGCGCACCTCGGACACCACCTCGTCCGGCGCAATCGACGACACCACCTCCGGCAGGGTATCGATATACGCGGCCACCGCCCGGAGCCGTGCGGGGGAGGCAGTGTGGATGATCTGGT
This window encodes:
- a CDS encoding helix-turn-helix domain-containing protein, coding for MPSGYRTPPEVEQQAVELIREGKTRPQIAEELGLSKRTLTDIAKRNQVEWARTGSGSSGTPDAMDRARAYRSEYMRDRRERIAEKLLDQTDRTLELAESESDPRRRQALMQSTDAAMRAYANVTKGDIVLSEQEKMQGATSMLEQILVVATRQVATAPPPRPGLIQE